The genomic window ATCACGAATTTCTTCAACTTTATCAAAAACGCTTTTAGCAAAAGGACAAAGCGGAATAATTTTTAAGTTGTTTGCTCTTGCATAATCTACAGCGGCCATAACTAATTTTTTACCCACACCTTTTCCGTTAAAATCAGGACTTACTTCAGTGTGATCAATAATGAATTTTGAGTCTCCTGCCCAAGTATATG from Flavobacterium sp. KACC 22763 includes these protein-coding regions:
- a CDS encoding GNAT family N-acetyltransferase, with product MEIQQINDTRRGYFEAIEDRKEAGKMTYTWAGDSKFIIDHTEVSPDFNGKGVGKKLVMAAVDYARANNLKIIPLCPFAKSVFDKVEEIRDVLFS